One stretch of Streptomyces sp. R21 DNA includes these proteins:
- the ndgR gene encoding IclR family transcriptional regulator NdgR: MDNSSGVGVLDKAALVLSALESGPATLAGLVAATGLARPTAHRLAVALEHHRMVARDMQGRFILGPRLAELAAAAGEDRLLATAGPVLTHLRDITGESAQLYRRQGDMRICVAAAERLSGLRDTVPVGSTLTMKAGSSAQILMAWEEPERLHRGLQGARFTATALSGVRRRGWAQSIGEREPGVASVSAPVRGPSNRVVAAVSVSGPIERLTRHPGRMHAQAVIDAAGRLSEALRRTG; this comes from the coding sequence AGTCCGGTCCGGCCACCCTCGCGGGTCTGGTCGCGGCGACCGGGCTGGCACGACCCACGGCACATCGTCTCGCCGTGGCACTTGAACACCACCGCATGGTGGCGCGCGACATGCAGGGCCGTTTCATTCTCGGCCCCCGCCTCGCCGAGCTGGCCGCGGCCGCCGGTGAGGACCGTCTCCTCGCGACGGCGGGCCCGGTGCTCACGCATCTGCGCGACATCACGGGCGAGAGCGCCCAGCTCTATCGCCGCCAGGGCGACATGCGCATCTGCGTCGCCGCGGCCGAGCGCCTGTCGGGCCTTCGGGACACCGTCCCGGTCGGTTCCACTCTCACGATGAAGGCCGGCTCCTCTGCCCAGATCCTGATGGCCTGGGAGGAGCCGGAGCGTCTGCACCGGGGTCTGCAGGGCGCCCGCTTCACGGCGACGGCCCTGTCGGGCGTACGGCGCCGAGGCTGGGCCCAGTCGATCGGCGAGCGCGAGCCGGGCGTCGCGTCCGTCTCCGCGCCCGTGCGCGGCCCCTCCAACCGTGTGGTCGCCGCTGTCTCGGTCTCCGGACCGATCGAGCGCCTGACCCGCCACCCGGGCCGTATGCACGCCCAGGCGGTCATCGACGCCGCCGGCCGCCTCTCCGAGGCCCTGCGCCGCACGGGCTGA
- a CDS encoding DUF4188 domain-containing protein: MFSKPVSGHTTAAAEGDVVVLLIGMRINHFWAVHQWLPVALSMFRMLGELARDRDRGLLGHVMLTASPRTYYVVQYWETKEKLYAYATSPDMFHHKAWAVFNRVHRKGKARGHVGLWHETYVAPEGSYESIYFDMPAFGLAGAHGQVPIERRGRYAKDRFAHRSSGAGATATAEVAEKT, encoded by the coding sequence ATGTTCTCGAAACCGGTGTCGGGCCATACGACCGCGGCGGCCGAGGGTGATGTGGTGGTCCTGCTCATCGGCATGCGCATCAATCACTTCTGGGCGGTGCACCAGTGGCTGCCGGTCGCACTGTCGATGTTTCGCATGCTTGGGGAGCTTGCGCGGGACCGCGACCGGGGGCTGCTGGGGCACGTGATGCTGACGGCCTCGCCGCGTACGTACTACGTCGTCCAGTACTGGGAGACCAAGGAGAAGCTGTACGCCTACGCGACCTCGCCGGACATGTTCCATCACAAGGCCTGGGCGGTCTTCAATCGCGTGCACCGCAAGGGCAAGGCGCGCGGACATGTGGGCCTGTGGCACGAGACGTACGTCGCACCCGAGGGCTCGTACGAGTCGATCTACTTCGACATGCCGGCGTTCGGCCTGGCCGGGGCGCATGGTCAGGTGCCGATCGAGCGGCGGGGCAGGTACGCGAAGGACCGGTTCGCGCACCGCTCCTCCGGAGCGGGGGCGACGGCAACGGCCGAGGTGGCCGAGAAGACCTGA
- a CDS encoding MerR family transcriptional regulator has protein sequence MRLAELSEHSGVPTATIKYYLREGLLPPGRQINATTAEYDEEHLRRLRLVRAMIQVGRVPVAKVREVLGHVDDDSLPRTIRLGAAMWALPQVPEPENEDEYVQAAHREVAVLLDQLGWENAKRLSTISPAYRSLVVVVAALRRLGYTFGAELLLPYAELMYRTAVLDMDNLERYPSEAEQIEFAILGAILNEPALQALHRLAQEEESARRYGFE, from the coding sequence ATGCGGCTGGCGGAGCTCAGCGAGCACAGTGGTGTGCCCACCGCGACGATCAAGTACTACCTGCGCGAAGGGCTGTTGCCGCCCGGCCGCCAGATCAACGCCACGACGGCCGAGTACGACGAGGAACACCTGCGCCGGCTGCGGCTGGTGCGGGCGATGATCCAGGTGGGCCGGGTGCCGGTGGCGAAGGTGCGCGAGGTGCTCGGGCACGTCGACGACGACTCCCTGCCCCGCACGATCCGCCTCGGCGCGGCGATGTGGGCGCTGCCGCAGGTGCCGGAGCCGGAGAACGAGGACGAGTACGTCCAGGCCGCACACCGGGAGGTCGCCGTGCTCCTGGACCAGCTCGGCTGGGAGAACGCCAAGCGGCTCTCGACCATCTCTCCCGCATACCGCTCGCTGGTGGTGGTGGTGGCCGCGCTCCGCAGGCTCGGCTACACCTTCGGAGCCGAACTGCTCCTGCCGTACGCCGAGTTGATGTACCGGACAGCCGTCCTCGACATGGACAACCTGGAGAGGTACCCGTCGGAGGCGGAGCAGATCGAGTTCGCGATCCTGGGGGCGATCCTCAACGAGCCGGCACTGCAGGCGCTGCACCGGCTGGCCCAGGAGGAGGAGTCGGCGCGGCGGTACGGCTTCGAGTAG
- a CDS encoding HAD family hydrolase, which translates to MSIEAVVWDVDDTLFDYTSADRAGMREHLAAEGLLDGYVGVEQALARWREVTDQQWARYAAGEASFEGQRRDRVRVFLGEELTDAEADDWFHRYRAHYERAWALFPDVLPALDLLAASHRHGVLSNSSIHVQEYKLRALGVRERFEMVLCAAELGVSKPDAQAFRAACDALELPAHQVAYVGDHPEIDGRGAADAGLLSIWIDRGGAYAAVEAPVGPYRIVSLAELPALLGADTRFGAPSTFR; encoded by the coding sequence ATGAGCATCGAGGCCGTGGTCTGGGACGTCGACGACACCCTCTTCGACTACACCTCCGCGGACCGCGCCGGCATGCGGGAGCATCTGGCGGCCGAGGGGCTGCTCGACGGGTACGTCGGTGTGGAGCAGGCCCTTGCCCGGTGGCGGGAGGTCACCGATCAGCAGTGGGCGCGGTACGCGGCGGGGGAGGCCTCCTTCGAGGGGCAGCGGCGGGACCGGGTCCGGGTCTTCCTGGGCGAGGAGCTCACCGACGCGGAGGCCGACGACTGGTTCCACCGTTACCGCGCCCACTACGAGCGGGCCTGGGCGCTCTTCCCGGACGTGCTGCCCGCCCTCGACCTGCTCGCCGCCAGCCACCGCCACGGGGTGCTGTCCAACTCCAGCATCCACGTGCAGGAGTACAAGCTCCGCGCCCTAGGCGTGCGCGAGCGCTTCGAGATGGTCCTGTGCGCCGCCGAGCTCGGTGTGTCCAAGCCCGACGCCCAGGCCTTCCGCGCCGCCTGCGACGCCCTGGAGCTGCCCGCGCACCAGGTTGCGTACGTGGGCGACCATCCGGAGATCGACGGGCGGGGAGCCGCCGACGCCGGACTGCTGTCGATCTGGATCGATCGGGGCGGCGCGTACGCCGCCGTCGAGGCTCCGGTCGGCCCGTATCGGATCGTCTCGCTGGCCGAACTCCCCGCGCTGCTCGGCGCGGATACCCGTTTTGGAGCCCCGTCCACCTTCAGGTAA
- the gltX gene encoding glutamate--tRNA ligase: MANANVRVRFCPSPTGNPHVGLVRTALFNWAFARHNEGTLVFRIEDTDAARDSEESYNQLLDSMRWLGFDWDEGPEIGGPHAPYRQSQRMDIYQDVADKLLAAGHAYRCYCSTVELDTRRDAARAAGKPSGYDGHCRELSAEQVEAYKAEGRTPIVRFRMPDEAITFTDLVRGEITYLPENVPDYGIVRANGAPLYTLVNPVDDALMEITHVLRGEDLLSSTPRQIALYKALIELGIAKETPAFGHLPYVMGEGNKKLSKRDPQSSLNLYRERGFLPEGLLNYLSLLGWSLAADRDIFSIEEMVAAFDVADVNPNPARFDLKKCEAINADHIRLLDVKDFTQRCAPWLKAPFAPWAPEDFDEAKWQAVAPHAQTRLKVLSEITDNVDFLFLAEPVFDEAHWTKAMKDGSDALLATAREKLDAADWASPESLKEAVLAAGEAHGLKLGKAQAPVRVAVTGRTVGLPLFESLEILGKEKTLARIDAALAKLAA, from the coding sequence GTGGCTAACGCGAACGTCCGCGTACGTTTCTGTCCCTCCCCGACCGGCAACCCCCACGTGGGCCTGGTCCGCACCGCCCTGTTCAACTGGGCGTTCGCCCGGCACAACGAAGGCACCCTGGTCTTCCGCATCGAGGACACCGACGCGGCCCGCGACTCCGAGGAGTCGTACAACCAGCTGCTCGACTCGATGCGCTGGCTGGGCTTCGACTGGGACGAGGGGCCCGAGATCGGCGGCCCGCACGCGCCGTACCGTCAGTCGCAGCGCATGGACATCTACCAGGACGTCGCCGACAAGCTCCTCGCCGCCGGCCACGCCTACCGCTGCTACTGCTCCACCGTGGAGCTCGACACCCGCCGCGACGCCGCCCGCGCCGCCGGCAAGCCCTCCGGCTACGACGGCCACTGCCGCGAGCTGAGCGCCGAGCAGGTGGAGGCGTACAAGGCCGAGGGCCGGACGCCCATCGTCCGCTTCCGCATGCCCGACGAGGCGATCACCTTCACGGACCTGGTCCGCGGTGAGATCACGTACCTCCCGGAGAACGTGCCGGACTACGGGATCGTACGAGCCAACGGGGCGCCCCTCTACACGCTCGTGAACCCCGTCGACGACGCCCTGATGGAGATCACCCACGTCCTGCGCGGCGAGGACCTGCTCTCCTCCACCCCCCGCCAGATCGCCCTCTACAAGGCGCTGATCGAGCTGGGCATCGCCAAGGAGACCCCGGCCTTCGGCCACCTCCCCTACGTGATGGGCGAGGGCAACAAGAAGCTGTCGAAGCGCGACCCCCAGTCGTCGCTGAACCTCTACCGCGAGCGCGGCTTCCTCCCCGAGGGCCTGCTCAACTACCTCTCCCTGCTCGGCTGGTCGCTCGCGGCGGACCGCGACATCTTCTCGATCGAGGAGATGGTCGCCGCCTTCGACGTCGCGGACGTGAACCCCAACCCGGCCCGCTTCGACCTGAAGAAGTGCGAGGCGATCAACGCCGACCACATCCGGCTGCTCGACGTGAAGGACTTCACCCAGCGCTGCGCCCCGTGGCTGAAGGCCCCCTTCGCGCCCTGGGCGCCGGAGGACTTCGACGAGGCGAAGTGGCAGGCCGTCGCCCCGCACGCGCAGACCCGCCTCAAGGTCCTCTCCGAGATCACGGACAACGTCGACTTCCTGTTCCTCGCGGAGCCGGTCTTCGACGAGGCGCACTGGACCAAGGCCATGAAGGACGGCTCGGACGCGCTGCTGGCCACCGCCCGCGAGAAGCTCGACGCGGCCGACTGGGCCTCCCCGGAGTCCCTGAAGGAGGCCGTCCTGGCCGCCGGCGAGGCCCACGGCCTCAAGCTCGGCAAGGCCCAGGCCCCGGTCCGCGTCGCCGTCACCGGCCGCACGGTGGGCCTCCCGCTCTTCGAGTCCCTGGAGATCCTGGGCAAGGAGAAGACCCTGGCCCGCATCGACGCGGCGCTGGCGAAGCTCGCGGCGTAG
- a CDS encoding fumarylacetoacetate hydrolase family protein: MRIARFSIDGNVAFGAVEGDKPDELVLDIIKGIPFADFELSGTKVPLSKVRLLPPVLPNKVVAFGRNYAEHAKELGNEVPDAPFAFFKPSTSVIGPGDAIQYPSFTSDLHHEAELAVVIGRMCREVPRERVKDVILGYTCANDITARDVQKREKQWARAKGFDTSCPLGPWVETDLDPSDLTIQLTVNGQQRQLGRTSEMIHSIEDLIVNISEAMTLLPGDVILTGTPAGVGPLNVGDEVAVTIEGIGTLTNKVIKRG; this comes from the coding sequence GTGCGCATCGCCAGATTCTCCATCGACGGCAACGTCGCCTTCGGCGCGGTCGAGGGCGACAAGCCGGACGAGCTCGTCCTCGACATCATCAAGGGCATCCCGTTCGCGGACTTCGAGCTCTCCGGTACGAAGGTCCCCCTGAGCAAGGTGCGCCTGCTGCCGCCGGTGCTCCCGAACAAGGTCGTGGCCTTCGGCCGCAACTACGCGGAGCACGCGAAGGAACTCGGCAACGAGGTGCCCGACGCCCCGTTCGCCTTCTTCAAGCCGTCGACCTCCGTGATCGGCCCCGGCGACGCGATCCAGTACCCGTCCTTCACCAGTGACCTCCACCACGAGGCCGAGCTGGCCGTCGTCATCGGCCGCATGTGCCGCGAGGTCCCGCGCGAGCGCGTCAAGGACGTCATCCTCGGCTACACCTGCGCCAACGACATCACCGCGCGCGACGTCCAGAAGCGCGAGAAGCAGTGGGCCAGGGCCAAGGGCTTCGACACCTCCTGCCCGCTCGGCCCCTGGGTGGAGACGGACCTCGACCCGAGCGACCTCACCATCCAGCTCACGGTCAACGGCCAACAGCGCCAGCTGGGTCGTACGAGCGAGATGATCCACTCCATCGAGGATCTGATCGTGAACATCAGCGAGGCCATGACGCTGCTCCCCGGAGACGTCATCCTCACGGGCACCCCGGCTGGGGTCGGCCCCCTCAACGTCGGCGACGAGGTCGCCGTCACCATCGAAGGCATCGGCACTCTCACCAACAAGGTGATCAAGCGTGGCTAA
- a CDS encoding nitrate- and nitrite sensing domain-containing protein: MQGRFKRDGSASAEPEPHGGAGPKAGSSSPQHAQNQGPAQVGGSGDRSARPGAATPTPPAKPAATPKGSGSSGSRVALRNWRISTRLVSLLALPVVAATSLGALRISDSMDDIQQLDNMKLLTDMTKQATELAVALQDERDQSAGPLVHGAPATDYSVKGVRDKTDKASQAFIEGTDEIEEASANGQLTGVRESLVGLTSELKTLSDIRRNAYEDPKNSTQTVESYHRLITQLLDLSQDMAEATSNPEMIQRTRALSAFSSAKEYASIQRAVIAAALPANNTTTGKMSENDRLYALGAQESQTSELSTFGNIYGDDAAAELLKPIDEGNPTIESADEYAKRVLANSAGLSGQDKRSYRDWIDADSTKIQQMSRIEDTLLNEMEQKARELRNDSEREAIISGALILLVLGVSLVGAFIVARSMIRSLRRLQDTATKVAQDRLPELVKQLSESDPQDVDTSVESVGVHSRDEIGQVAAAFDDVHREAVRLAAEQALLRGNVNAMFTNLSRRSQGLIQRQLSLISELESREADPDQLSSLFKLDHLATRMRRNGENLLVLAGEEPGRRWTRPVPLVDVLRAAASEVEQYERIELSSVPATEVAGRVVNDLVHLLAELLENATSFSSPQTKVKVTGHALPDGRVLIEIHDTGIGLSPEDLAAINERLASPPTVDVSVSRRMGLFVVGRLSQRHGIRIQLRPSDSGGTTALVMLPVDVAQGGKKPVPGKPGQGQGAPAVGGPAAAQAAAGVAAARRGQSGGPALGAGAPAGGAGLLGAAPQRGQVGAGQGPRAALPGSNQGGRPGAPGGARGPQGPAGPQQGRPAPAGAGASGFGQGAPGAPQGLQAAGTGTPQGFNDSSSTGSHRAGSAPRQGGFGDTSTGSRQGGFGDGSPATPPAQQQRPAEKSGRRRPQLPGRGGPRAELPGADAQPRPSWSDDNAQPPVPRASLDTPRGHEEPDSTSRLPRIDDRQGPGSTSEFARPDFDAPRPPQNTGHNAGQNSGQNTGQFVRPDLFGPTGQTPSSQDPSSTGQFPMPGYGGSPDPSSTGQFTRPGYGNGQDSSSTGQFATPGYANRQDPSSTGQFERPQVNGARDGADFGAPRPQAPQQRPTRPQEPEALPPAGPGDGRTPLYDTLETNWFHGQNGQPAQNGQAQNNGQAQNGQGQHTQSNGSRDNGAQGSGQAPQQSGPPAPQRQASAPTAAPGAGTGPSSWRTSPNDDLVRQAERVRQPSAGGVTTSGLPRRVPRANLVAGTAQQQQHQPGPQVSRAPDDVRGRLTNLRRGIQQGRQAGTGQTGSFPSPTHQQER; encoded by the coding sequence GTGCAGGGACGTTTCAAGAGGGATGGCAGTGCTTCGGCGGAGCCGGAGCCGCACGGCGGGGCTGGCCCCAAGGCCGGCAGCTCCTCGCCCCAGCACGCCCAGAACCAGGGACCGGCACAGGTCGGCGGCAGCGGTGACCGTTCCGCGCGCCCCGGCGCCGCGACTCCCACTCCACCGGCCAAGCCGGCCGCGACGCCCAAGGGCAGCGGCAGTTCCGGCTCCCGAGTAGCGCTGCGCAACTGGCGCATCTCGACGCGCCTCGTGTCGCTGCTCGCACTCCCCGTGGTCGCAGCGACCTCGCTCGGCGCGCTGCGCATCAGCGACTCCATGGACGACATCCAGCAGCTCGACAACATGAAGCTGCTGACGGACATGACCAAGCAGGCGACCGAGCTCGCCGTCGCGCTGCAGGACGAGCGCGACCAGTCGGCCGGTCCGCTGGTGCACGGTGCGCCGGCGACGGACTACTCGGTCAAGGGCGTCCGCGACAAGACGGACAAGGCGTCGCAGGCCTTCATCGAGGGCACCGACGAGATCGAGGAAGCCAGCGCCAACGGACAGCTCACCGGCGTCCGCGAGAGCCTGGTCGGCCTCACCAGCGAGCTGAAGACCCTCAGCGACATCCGCCGCAACGCGTACGAGGACCCCAAGAACTCCACGCAGACGGTCGAGTCGTACCACCGGCTCATCACCCAGCTGCTCGACCTCTCCCAGGACATGGCCGAGGCCACCAGCAACCCGGAGATGATCCAGCGCACGCGCGCGCTGTCAGCGTTCTCCTCCGCCAAGGAGTACGCCTCCATCCAGCGCGCCGTCATCGCCGCCGCGCTGCCGGCTAACAACACGACGACCGGCAAGATGTCGGAGAACGACCGGCTGTACGCCCTCGGCGCGCAGGAGAGTCAGACCTCCGAGCTCAGCACCTTCGGCAACATCTACGGCGACGACGCCGCGGCGGAGCTCCTCAAGCCCATCGACGAGGGCAACCCGACGATCGAGTCGGCCGACGAGTACGCCAAGCGCGTGCTGGCCAACTCGGCCGGTCTCAGCGGCCAGGACAAGCGCTCGTACCGCGACTGGATCGACGCCGACTCGACCAAGATCCAGCAGATGTCCCGGATCGAGGACACGCTCCTCAACGAGATGGAGCAGAAGGCCCGCGAGCTGCGCAACGACTCCGAGCGCGAAGCGATCATCTCCGGTGCCCTGATCCTCCTCGTCCTCGGCGTCTCCCTCGTCGGCGCCTTCATCGTGGCCCGCTCCATGATCCGCTCGCTGCGCCGGCTCCAGGACACCGCGACCAAGGTCGCCCAGGACCGCCTGCCCGAGCTGGTCAAGCAGCTCTCCGAGTCCGACCCGCAGGACGTCGACACGTCCGTGGAGTCGGTCGGTGTGCACTCCCGGGACGAGATCGGCCAGGTGGCCGCGGCCTTCGACGACGTGCACCGCGAGGCCGTACGACTCGCCGCCGAGCAGGCCCTCCTGCGAGGCAACGTCAACGCGATGTTCACCAACCTGTCGCGCCGCTCCCAGGGTCTTATCCAGCGTCAGCTCTCGCTCATCTCCGAGCTGGAGTCCCGCGAGGCGGACCCGGACCAGCTGTCCTCGCTGTTCAAGCTCGACCACCTCGCGACCCGCATGCGCCGTAACGGTGAGAACCTCCTCGTTCTCGCCGGTGAAGAGCCCGGCCGCCGCTGGACCCGCCCGGTCCCGCTGGTCGACGTGCTCCGCGCCGCCGCCTCCGAGGTGGAGCAGTACGAGCGCATCGAGCTCTCCTCGGTGCCGGCCACCGAGGTCGCCGGCCGCGTCGTCAACGACCTCGTGCACCTGCTCGCCGAGCTGCTGGAGAACGCCACGTCGTTCTCCTCCCCGCAGACCAAGGTCAAGGTCACCGGTCACGCGCTGCCCGACGGCCGCGTCCTGATCGAGATCCACGACACCGGCATCGGCCTCTCCCCCGAGGACCTCGCCGCGATCAACGAGCGGCTCGCCTCGCCGCCCACCGTGGACGTCTCGGTCTCCCGCCGCATGGGTCTGTTCGTGGTCGGCCGTCTGTCGCAGCGACACGGCATCCGCATCCAGCTGCGTCCGTCCGACTCCGGTGGTACGACCGCGCTGGTCATGCTTCCCGTCGATGTCGCCCAGGGCGGCAAGAAGCCCGTTCCGGGCAAGCCGGGTCAGGGCCAGGGTGCTCCGGCCGTCGGCGGTCCGGCCGCCGCGCAGGCAGCGGCCGGTGTCGCCGCCGCGCGTCGCGGCCAGTCGGGCGGACCGGCCCTCGGCGCGGGTGCTCCCGCCGGTGGCGCGGGCCTGCTCGGTGCTGCTCCGCAGCGCGGGCAGGTCGGCGCGGGCCAGGGTCCGCGGGCCGCACTGCCGGGCAGCAACCAGGGCGGTCGCCCGGGTGCGCCGGGCGGAGCGCGCGGGCCGCAGGGTCCGGCGGGCCCCCAGCAGGGCAGGCCGGCTCCGGCCGGGGCCGGCGCCAGTGGCTTCGGCCAGGGTGCGCCGGGTGCCCCGCAGGGCCTCCAGGCCGCCGGGACCGGTACGCCGCAGGGCTTCAACGACAGCTCCTCGACCGGCTCGCACCGCGCGGGCTCCGCGCCGCGCCAGGGCGGCTTCGGCGACACCAGCACCGGTTCGCGTCAGGGCGGCTTCGGTGACGGCTCTCCCGCGACGCCGCCCGCGCAGCAGCAGCGTCCGGCCGAGAAGAGCGGTCGCCGCAGGCCCCAGCTTCCGGGGCGCGGTGGTCCGCGCGCCGAACTGCCGGGCGCCGACGCGCAGCCGCGGCCGAGCTGGAGCGACGACAACGCGCAGCCCCCCGTGCCGCGCGCCTCTCTCGACACGCCCCGCGGTCACGAGGAGCCCGACTCCACCTCGCGGCTGCCGCGGATCGACGACCGGCAGGGCCCGGGCTCCACGTCCGAGTTCGCGCGCCCCGACTTCGACGCCCCGCGTCCGCCGCAGAACACGGGTCACAACGCCGGGCAGAACAGTGGCCAGAACACCGGCCAGTTCGTCCGTCCGGACCTCTTCGGTCCGACCGGGCAGACTCCCTCGAGCCAGGACCCGTCCTCCACCGGCCAGTTCCCGATGCCCGGCTACGGCGGTTCCCCGGACCCGTCGTCCACCGGCCAGTTCACGCGTCCGGGGTACGGCAACGGCCAGGACTCCTCGTCCACCGGCCAGTTCGCCACACCGGGCTACGCCAACCGCCAGGACCCGTCGAGCACCGGCCAGTTCGAGCGCCCGCAGGTCAACGGCGCGCGGGACGGGGCCGACTTCGGCGCCCCCCGTCCGCAGGCGCCGCAGCAGCGGCCCACGCGTCCACAGGAGCCCGAGGCGCTGCCGCCGGCGGGCCCCGGCGACGGGCGTACGCCGCTGTACGACACGCTGGAAACCAACTGGTTCCACGGCCAGAACGGCCAGCCGGCGCAGAACGGTCAGGCCCAGAACAACGGTCAGGCCCAGAACGGCCAGGGTCAGCACACCCAGAGCAACGGCAGCCGGGACAACGGCGCGCAGGGCTCCGGGCAGGCTCCCCAGCAGTCGGGGCCCCCTGCGCCGCAGCGTCAGGCGTCCGCACCCACCGCCGCCCCCGGCGCCGGTACGGGTCCTTCGTCCTGGCGTACGTCACCCAACGACGATCTCGTCCGACAGGCCGAGCGCGTCCGTCAGCCGTCGGCGGGCGGAGTCACCACCTCCGGCCTGCCGCGCCGAGTACCGCGAGCGAATCTGGTCGCGGGCACGGCTCAGCAGCAACAGCACCAACCCGGTCCGCAGGTCTCGCGTGCGCCCGATGACGTACGCGGCCGGCTGACCAATCTCCGTCGGGGCATCCAGCAGGGTCGCCAGGCCGGTACCGGCCAGACCGGCAGCTTCCCCAGCCCCACTCACCAGCAGGAGCGTTAG
- a CDS encoding roadblock/LC7 domain-containing protein → MSQAAQNLNWLITNFVDNTPGVSHTVVVSADGLLLAMSEGFPRDRADQLAAVASGLTSLTAGASRIFEGGTVAQTVVEMERGFLFLMSVSDGSSLAVLSHPECDIGLVGYEMALLVDRAGAVLTPDLRAELQGSLLH, encoded by the coding sequence ATGAGCCAGGCGGCACAGAACCTCAACTGGTTGATAACCAACTTCGTGGACAACACCCCAGGGGTGTCCCACACCGTCGTCGTATCCGCCGACGGCCTCCTTCTGGCCATGTCCGAAGGGTTCCCGCGTGACCGCGCCGACCAGCTCGCGGCCGTCGCCTCCGGTCTGACCTCGCTGACGGCCGGGGCCTCCCGGATCTTCGAGGGCGGCACGGTGGCACAGACGGTCGTGGAGATGGAGCGCGGCTTCCTCTTCCTGATGTCCGTCTCGGATGGATCGTCCCTTGCGGTCCTCTCCCACCCGGAGTGCGACATCGGCCTTGTCGGCTACGAGATGGCGCTGCTCGTCGACCGCGCGGGCGCAGTGCTCACGCCGGACCTGCGCGCCGAACTACAGGGAAGTCTGCTCCACTGA
- a CDS encoding DUF742 domain-containing protein produces the protein MTPPTASHDPYASSYEDEGDQPLVRPYAMTGGRTRPRYQLAIEALISTTADPAQLMGLLPEHQRICHLCREVKSVAEVSALLSMPLGVARILVADLAEAGLVAIHQPGGDENNGGAPDVTLLERVLSGLRKL, from the coding sequence ATGACCCCGCCCACCGCCTCTCATGATCCGTACGCGTCGTCGTACGAGGATGAGGGCGACCAGCCGCTGGTACGTCCCTATGCGATGACCGGCGGCCGGACCCGGCCGCGCTACCAGCTCGCCATAGAGGCGCTGATCAGCACCACGGCCGACCCGGCCCAGCTGATGGGGCTGCTCCCCGAGCACCAGCGCATCTGCCACCTCTGCCGTGAAGTGAAGTCGGTCGCGGAGGTGTCGGCCCTCCTGTCCATGCCCCTGGGCGTGGCCAGGATCCTTGTCGCGGACCTCGCCGAGGCCGGACTCGTCGCCATTCACCAGCCTGGCGGCGACGAGAACAACGGCGGTGCACCGGACGTGACACTGCTCGAAAGGGTGCTCAGTGGACTTCGCAAGCTCTGA